A DNA window from Natranaerovirga pectinivora contains the following coding sequences:
- the rplV gene encoding 50S ribosomal protein L22 — MAKGHRSQIKRARNENKDTRPKAKLSFARVSTTKAAFVLDAIRGKDVTSALGILAYTPRTGAKLIEKLLKSAVANAENNNGMNPENLYIDECYADKGPTMKRIRPRAQGRAYRIEKKSSHITIILNER, encoded by the coding sequence ATGGCAAAAGGTCATAGATCACAGATAAAAAGAGCTAGAAATGAGAATAAGGATACTAGACCAAAAGCAAAGTTGTCTTTTGCTAGGGTTTCAACAACAAAAGCGGCGTTTGTTCTTGACGCGATTAGAGGTAAAGACGTAACTAGTGCTCTTGGTATTTTAGCTTATACTCCAAGAACAGGTGCTAAATTAATAGAAAAACTATTAAAATCAGCAGTTGCAAATGCAGAAAATAATAATGGGATGAACCCAGAAAACTTATATATAGATGAATGTTATGCGGATAAAGGTCCAACTATGAAAAGAATCAGACCTAGAGCTCAAGGAAGAGCTTATAGAATTGAAAAGAAATCTAGCCATATAACAATTATTCTTAATGAGAGATAA
- the rplB gene encoding 50S ribosomal protein L2 gives MGIKSFNPYTPSRRHMTSSSFEEITKKTPEKSLTVTIKKNAGRNNQGKITVRHRGGGTRRKYRIIDFKRNKDSIPAVVVGIEYDPNRTANIALIQYADGEKAYILAPIGLKVGAKLMNGPQAEIRVGNCLPLENIPVGTSVHNIEMLPGKGGQLVRSAGNVAQLMAKEGRYVTLRLPSGEMRLILSKCRATIGQVGNADHELITIGKAGRKRHMGIRPTVRGSVMNPNDHPHGGGEGKSPIGRPSPMTPWGKPAMGLKTRKKNKPSNKYIVRKRGSK, from the coding sequence ATGGGAATAAAATCATTTAACCCATATACCCCTTCTAGAAGACATATGACTAGTTCATCTTTTGAAGAAATTACTAAAAAGACTCCAGAGAAGTCTCTTACAGTAACTATCAAAAAAAATGCTGGTCGTAACAACCAAGGGAAAATCACAGTAAGACATCGTGGTGGCGGTACAAGAAGAAAGTACAGAATCATCGATTTTAAAAGAAATAAAGATAGTATTCCAGCTGTAGTAGTTGGTATTGAATACGATCCAAATAGAACAGCAAACATAGCATTAATTCAATACGCTGATGGAGAGAAAGCATATATTTTAGCACCAATTGGATTAAAAGTTGGCGCTAAATTAATGAATGGTCCACAAGCTGAGATTCGTGTTGGAAACTGTTTACCACTTGAAAATATTCCAGTAGGTACTAGTGTTCACAATATCGAAATGTTACCTGGTAAAGGTGGTCAATTAGTTCGTTCTGCAGGTAATGTAGCTCAATTAATGGCTAAAGAAGGTAGATATGTAACATTAAGATTACCATCAGGAGAAATGAGACTTATCCTTTCTAAATGTCGTGCGACGATTGGTCAAGTAGGAAATGCTGATCACGAGTTAATCACAATTGGTAAGGCAGGACGTAAACGTCATATGGGTATTCGCCCTACAGTTCGTGGTTCTGTTATGAACCCTAATGACCATCCACATGGTGGTGGTGAAGGTAAATCTCCAATCGGTCGTCCAAGTCCAATGACACCTTGGGGTAAACCAGCGATGGGTCTTAAAACTAGAAAGAAAAATAAGCCTTCTAACAAATATATCGTTAGAAAAAGAGGCAGTAAATAA
- the rpsS gene encoding 30S ribosomal protein S19: MARSLKKGPFADESLLKKVNALNESGQKQVIKTWSRRSTIFPELVGHTIAVHDGRKHVPVYVTEDMVGHKLGEFVLTRTYKGHGKDEKKSRVR, encoded by the coding sequence ATGGCTCGTTCACTAAAAAAAGGACCATTTGCTGATGAATCATTACTTAAAAAAGTAAATGCTTTAAATGAAAGTGGTCAAAAACAAGTGATTAAAACATGGTCACGTCGTTCAACTATATTCCCAGAATTAGTAGGACATACAATTGCTGTTCATGACGGCAGAAAACACGTGCCAGTATATGTAACTGAAGATATGGTCGGACATAAATTAGGAGAATTCGTTTTAACAAGAACTTATAAAGGTCATGGAAAAGACGAGAAAAAATCTAGAGTTCGTTAA
- the rplW gene encoding 50S ribosomal protein L23 codes for MADLKYYDIILKPVVTEKSMEAMGERKYTFLVHPQANKIQIREAVEKMFEGTKVKKVNTLNNDGKAKRRGMTVGKTAKTKKAIVQLTENSKDIEFFEGM; via the coding sequence ATGGCAGATTTAAAATACTATGATATCATCCTCAAGCCTGTTGTTACAGAAAAAAGTATGGAAGCTATGGGAGAAAGAAAATATACATTTTTAGTTCATCCACAAGCTAACAAAATCCAAATCAGAGAAGCTGTAGAAAAAATGTTTGAAGGAACTAAAGTTAAAAAAGTTAATACTTTAAACAACGATGGAAAAGCTAAAAGAAGAGGAATGACAGTAGGTAAAACAGCAAAAACAAAAAAGGCTATTGTGCAATTAACTGAAAACAGTAAAGACATAGAATTTTTTGAAGGAATGTAA